One window of the Salminus brasiliensis chromosome 1, fSalBra1.hap2, whole genome shotgun sequence genome contains the following:
- the atf5a gene encoding uncharacterized protein atf5a: MMAMSAPIWKTLLGCPADPLALSHPQANHSQLERRRGEGPEESQHLIGDGLSDWMTEEVDFSSYLPTPHSSPSPNASLPPSPLQHDIQVPSDLEVMTSLLQEELAQLEDYFLSDPLPEKASKLGKCDKGPPPMGPPSYYQLPYASYSSSSQSESSPLLVTLATGELDLLSFCGGPIGRSKIPRHAPYSCNRPNGNVCGRKRVSDGVRVSEGYENSIWSSKGNTSGNSAVALGGSYSCIEDERVVGKGYCLGSAVEIRRCAILPKEEKNCRYTEESIGISKIVSGGYGFSGPIQVPPHKKDEMMMYGVREVNLNGMGGGSEMEMMSEGKAGINDMVKTNIPWKSESNEGCFIQGTPQEEAYHNFLGAINEPVKAESVEMHRQHSDYHCNFLEGQGPACLSGDRHGHEMGAPCPRGVCSLKEEPCLVKPELEVPLMETNHGERKQKKRDQNKTAAHRYRQRKRAELDSLEEQLHGLEGKNRELRDKAESVEREIQYVKDLLIEVYKARSQRLKQEASA; the protein is encoded by the exons GTGATGGTCTCAGTGACTGGATGACGGAAGAAGTGGATTTCTCCTCATACCTCCCAACCCCTCACTCCTCTCCCTCCCCCAATGCATCCCTTCCCCCCTCGCCCCTGCAGCATGACATCCAGGTGCCCTCCGATTTGGAGGTCATGACCTCTTTGCTGCAGGAAGAGCTTGCTCAGCTGGAGGATTACTTCCTGTCTGACCCGCTCCCAGAGAAAGCCTCCAAACTGGGCAAATGCGACAAAGGGCCACCACCAATGGGTCCCCCATCGTACTACCAGTTGCCCTATGCATCCTATTCTTcttccagccaatcagaatctaGCCCCCTACTTGTTACCCTAGCAACTGGGGAACTAGACCTGCTGAGCTTTTGTGGGGGACCCATTGGCCGATCCAAGATTCCTAGACACGCCCCTTACAGTTGCAACCGCCCCAACGGCAACGTCTGCGGCCGCAAGAGAGTTTCCGATGGGGTGAGGGTGAGTGAAGGCTATGAGAATAGCATCTGGAGTTCCAAAGGAAATACCTCAGGTAACTCAGCTGTTGCGCTTGGTGGAAGCTACAGCTGTATAGAAGATGAACGGGTGGTGGGCAAAGGGTACTGCCTGGGCAGTGCGGTGGAGATCAGAAGGTGCGCCATTTTACCCAAAGAAGAGAAGAACTGCCGCTACACAGAAGAGTCCATCGGGATAAGCAAGATTGTTAGTGGTGGCTATGGCTTTAGTGGGCCCATTCAAGTTCCCCCCCACAAGAAAGATGAGATGATGATGTACGGTGTCAGGGAAGTCAACCTAAATGGAATGGGTGGAGGTTCGGAGATGGAGATGATGAGCGAAGGCAAAGCTGGCATCAACGACATGGTCAAGACTAACATCCCCTGGAAAAGCGAGTCTAACGAAGGTTGCTTTATTCAAGGAACACCCCAAGAAGAGGCCTACCATAATTTCCTAGGCGCCATCAACGAGCCTGTGAAAGCAGAAAGTGTAGAAATGCATCGTCAACATAGCGACTATCACTGCAACTTTCTGGAGGGTCAAGGCCCTGCCTGCTTGAGTGGTGACAGACACGGACACGAAATGGGCGCTCCTTGCCCAAGGGGAGTCTGTTCCTTGAAGGAGGAACCCTGCCTCGTGAAACCAGAGCTGGAGGTCCCCCTCATGGAAACCAATCATGGAGAACGCAAGCAGAAGAAGCGAGATCAGAACAAGACTGCAGCTCACAG GTATCGCCAGAGGAAGAGAGCAGAGTTGGACTCACTGGAGGAGCAGCTTCATGGCCTAGAGGGGAAAAATCGAGAACTTCGGGACAAGGCAGAATCGGTGGAACGGGAGATCCAGTACGTCAAAGACCTCCTGATTGAGGTGTACAAGGCTCGCAGTCAACGCCTAAAACAGGAGGCCAGCGCCTGA